A genomic region of Arachis stenosperma cultivar V10309 chromosome 9, arast.V10309.gnm1.PFL2, whole genome shotgun sequence contains the following coding sequences:
- the LOC130950360 gene encoding uncharacterized protein LOC130950360, with the protein MVGGGSTAVGNSIRSPSSISFLFTGENFATTSAAAARTPNNAALCLANLDSDGNHLLDFQDFMKFMTINKDDDLRKAFEMFVWEKKNTEASSSSSAITLKGLQQMLQQFGLESSYDDYIAMIAVFDINPN; encoded by the exons ATGGTGGGTGGTGGAAGCACCGCAGTTGGAAACTCAATTCGCTCTCCTTCAAGCA TCTCTTTCCTTTTCACCGGTGAAAACTTTGCAACAACATCAGCCGCCGCCGCCAGAACACCGAACAATGCCGCCCTATGCCTTGCCAACCTCGATTCTGATGGCAACCATTTGTTAGACTTTCAGGATTTCATGAAGTTCATGACCATTAACAAGGATGATGATCTCAGAAAAGCTTTTGAAATGTTCGTGTGGGAGAAGAAAAACACGGAAGCTTCATCGTCATCGTCAGCTATCACCCTAAAGGGTTTGCAACAGATGCTGCAGCAGTTTGGTCTTGAAAGCTCATATGATGACTACATCGCCATGATTGCTGTCTTCGATattaatcctaattaa
- the LOC130951980 gene encoding uncharacterized protein LOC130951980 produces the protein MAKKRKSIATSLDEVDRTMYTSFCSAANSLSQLYTHAMNQQKLSFQAGERHGLEKLCQWIWRQQEGGSRVATVDILNYIQNELDYCGEEPSVSPRAPPQNQQSQPVMHVTNSGFPLTSGSSVQTMMGQGLRSEQCDNQPKNSMFSNALSSPIRRSLQHYQVGEGGNYPSGLSLVNGNRNNESIFVHQQSRDSSAFNPNDSAMDMHAD, from the exons ATGGCGAAGAAGAGAAAGTCGATAGCCACCAGCCTCGACGAGGTGGATCGAACCATGTATACATCCTTTTGCAGTGCCGCTAATTCATTATCGCAGCTCTATACTCACGCCATGAACCAACAGAAGCTTTCTTTCCAAGCCGGTGAACGGCACGGTCTT GAAAAACTCTGTCAGTGGATCTGGAGACAACAAGAGGGAGGATCAAGGGTTGCAACAGTTGATATACTTAACTACATTCAG AATGAGCTTGATTACTGTGGAGAGGAGCCATCTGTGTCGCCCAGAGCACCACCACAAAACCAACAATCTCAACCAGTAATGCATGTGACTAATTCCGGCTTTCCATTAACTTCAGGATCTTCTGTCCAAACAATGATGGGGCAGGGACTCCGGTCTGAACAATGTGATAATCAACCAAAGAATTCTATGTTTTCAAATGCTTTGTCAAGTCCTATCCGTCGAAGTCTTCAGCACTATCAAGTTGGCGAGGGTGGGAATTACCCTAGTGGCCTCTCCTTGGTGAATGGAAATAGGAACAATGAATCAATCTTTGTTCACCAACAAAGCAGGGATTCTAGTGCATTCAATCCGAACGATTCTGCCATGGACATGCATGCAGACTAG